From one Salinibacterium hongtaonis genomic stretch:
- a CDS encoding acyl-CoA dehydrogenase family protein — MRLQLSPEDQKFREEMREFFTTQIPERIRSKVIARQELSKEEMVESQQILNAAGLAVPGWPLEWGGKDWSQLQRHIWHEEMQLAGVPQPLAFNASMVGPVIANFASQELKERFLAKTANLDIWWAQGFSEPDAGSDLASLRTTAVREGDEYVVNGQKTWTTLGQYGDWIFMLVRTDPAAPKKQQGISFLLIDMTTPGVTVRPIELIDGGFEVNEVFFDNVRVPVGNLVGEENAGWTYAKFLLGNERVGIAQVGASQRHLATAKEIAKERGVLDRFASRIVSLESELLALETTALRVAAHSDGGKPHPASSVLKIKGSVLIQAVSELLMDIEGPAATTSWNSRVFLNNRKVSIFGGSNEVQRTIIAGTILGL; from the coding sequence ATGAGACTGCAGTTGTCCCCTGAAGACCAAAAGTTCAGGGAGGAGATGCGCGAATTTTTCACGACGCAGATCCCCGAACGAATTCGATCGAAAGTGATCGCCCGCCAAGAGCTCTCCAAAGAAGAGATGGTGGAGAGCCAGCAGATTCTGAACGCTGCCGGCCTCGCGGTACCTGGATGGCCGCTCGAGTGGGGTGGAAAAGACTGGTCGCAGTTGCAGCGTCATATCTGGCACGAAGAGATGCAGCTCGCGGGCGTGCCCCAGCCGCTCGCCTTCAATGCGTCGATGGTCGGGCCTGTTATTGCAAACTTTGCCTCGCAGGAGCTCAAGGAACGCTTCCTGGCCAAGACGGCGAATCTCGACATCTGGTGGGCGCAGGGCTTCAGCGAGCCCGACGCGGGATCTGACCTTGCGTCGCTGCGGACCACCGCGGTTCGCGAGGGCGACGAGTATGTGGTCAACGGGCAGAAGACGTGGACCACACTCGGCCAGTACGGCGACTGGATCTTCATGCTCGTGCGTACCGACCCGGCCGCGCCCAAGAAGCAGCAGGGCATCAGCTTTCTGCTGATCGACATGACGACCCCTGGCGTGACGGTCCGCCCCATCGAGTTGATCGATGGAGGCTTCGAGGTGAACGAGGTGTTCTTCGACAACGTGCGGGTGCCTGTGGGCAACCTGGTCGGCGAAGAGAATGCTGGCTGGACCTATGCGAAGTTCTTGCTCGGCAACGAGCGTGTCGGCATTGCCCAGGTTGGCGCGTCGCAGAGGCACCTCGCGACGGCCAAAGAGATCGCCAAGGAGCGGGGAGTTCTCGATCGTTTCGCTTCTCGCATCGTCTCGCTCGAAAGCGAGCTTCTCGCGCTAGAAACGACCGCACTGCGGGTCGCGGCGCACTCTGACGGCGGCAAGCCGCATCCCGCGTCCAGCGTGCTCAAGATCAAGGGTTCGGTGCTCATCCAGGCCGTCTCGGAGCTGCTCATGGACATCGAAGGACCTGCGGCCACAACAAGCTGGAACTCTCGCGTCTTTCTCAACAACCGCAAGGTGTCGATCTTCGGTGGATCCAATGAGGTCCAGCGCACGATCATCGCCGGCACGATTCTGGGGCTATAA